A window of Hevea brasiliensis isolate MT/VB/25A 57/8 chromosome 14, ASM3005281v1, whole genome shotgun sequence contains these coding sequences:
- the LOC131172691 gene encoding disease resistance-like protein DSC1: IAIALRDKIIEQLLGEKNLCINTPQLPAFIKRRLRSKKVVIAFDDVDDPNLLNLLAGDCDLYHNGSRIIVTSRDRHLLKSVCDEDYIYEVEKLIDDEALCLFSLYAFKQNHPKNQFVNLSKRLITFAQGNPLALRILGSNLCDKEIEEWESELKKLKEIPDVNIQAVLKTSYDGLEHDEKCTFLDIACFFKGEPLDHVERILEGCGFFPGIAISRLIDKSLINVSDGKVGMHDLLQQMGKEIVYEESKQPRGRSRLWNYKDICHVLTTETGTENVEGILLDMPANEYLKLRSTAFKKMYNLRFVKLSNDPFSKEGQVLLPRNDLEILQEQLRYLHWGKYPLKSLPLNFCAKYLVELHMPGSKLIQLWNRDKARVIV; encoded by the exons ATAGCAATTGCTTTACGAGATAAAATCATTGAGCAATTGTTAGGAGAAAAAAATTTATGTATAAACACACCTCAGTTACCTGCTTTCATTAAGAGAAGACTTCGTAGTAAAAAGGTTGTCATTGCTTTTGATGATGTGGATGATCCAAACCTTTTAAATCTTTTAGCAGGAGATTGTGATTTGTATCATAATGGAAGTAGAATCATTGTAACTAGCAGAGATAGGCATCTGCTTAAAAGTGTTTGTGATGAGGATTATATATACGAGGTTGAAAAATTAATTGATGATGAAGCTCTTTGTCTCTTTAGCTTGTATGCCTTCAAACAAAATCATCCCAAGAATCAATTTGTTAATTTATCGAAGAGGTTGATAACATTTGCTCAAGGCAATCCATTGGCTCTTAGAATTTTAGGCTCTAATTTATGTGACAAGGAGATTGAAGAATGGGAAAGTGAAttgaaaaaattgaaagaaattccTGATGTGAACATTCAAGCAGTTTTGAAAACAAGTTATGACGGACTAGAGCATGATGAAAAGTGCACATTTCTTGATATTGCATGTTTTTTTAAAGGGGAGCCTCTAGATCATGTTGAGAGAATATTAGAAGGTTGTGGTTTCTTTCCAGGTATAGCAATAAGTCGTCTAATTGATAAATCCCTGATAAATGTTTCAGACGGTAAGGTAGGTATGCATGACTTGCTACAACAGATGGGTAAGGAAATTGTTTACGAGGAATCCAAACAGCCTAGAGGACGAAGTAGGTTGTGGAATTACAAGGATATTTGTCATGTATTGACAACAGAAACG GGAACTGAAAATGTTGAAGGCATATTACTTGACATGCCTGCTAATGAATATTTGAAGCTAAGGTCCACAGCCTTCAAGAAGATGTACAATCTTAGATTCGTCAAATTATCAAATGATCCTTTTTCCAAGGAAGGACAAGTGCTGCTTCCTAGGAACGACCTTGAAATTTTACAAGAACAACTAAGATATCTTCATTGGGGAAAATACCCTTTGAAATCCTTGCCATTAAATTTTTGCGCAAAATATCTTGTAGAACTTCATATGCCTGGCAGCAAACTCATACAACTTTGGAATCGGGATAAGGCAAGAGTTATTGTGTGA
- the LOC131172671 gene encoding disease resistance-like protein DSC2 — translation MPIPHDPTDVQELTGNFGKAFTIAKHGEELKGCLDRVEQWCHALMEISIITEWDSRNFKSESKLVEEIVNDVCEKLSYFSSSDFYIDNLVGIESPVMKVESLLSIESTNNKRVIGIWGMGGIGKTTIANEVYSRIMTKFDSYCFVDNVKEQMRK, via the exons ATGCCGATTCCTCATG ATCCGACCGATGTTCAAGagctgactgggaattttgggaaggCATTTACTATTGCTAAGCATGGAGAAGAACTCAAAGGTTGTTTAGACAGGGTGGAACAATGGTGCCATGCTTTGATGGAAATAAGCATTATAACAGAATGGGATTCACGGAATTTCAA GTCTGAATCCAAACTAGTTGAGGAAATAGTCAATGATGTTTGTGAGAAATTAAGTTACTTCTCTTCAAGTGATTTTTACATTGACAACTTAGTTGGAATTGAGTCACCTGTAATGAAAGTGGAATCCTTATTAAGTATTGAATCAACAAATAATAAAAGAGTCATAGGAATTTGGGGTATGGGAGGTATTGGTAAGACAACTATTGCCAATGAAGTATATAGTCGAATTATGACTAAATTTGATAGTTACTGTTTTGTTGATAATGTCAAAGAGCAGATGAGAAAATGA
- the LOC110642070 gene encoding uncharacterized protein LOC110642070 — MEANDMWLQIASKIREVARKVLGEYRGHGPPSKERWWWNEEVQKAVKRKKEWYKKLPKCDNNEAYEQYKIAKKNAKKAVSQVRAQAFEKLYEKLGTKEWEKYIYRLARRREKKCKDLNQVRCIKDKEGKILVKDEDIKERWRNYFDDLFNNSQICNSVNIDYRTIEKNVNYTRRIRSLKVKEALKRMKVGKACESDGIPIEL, encoded by the coding sequence atggaggccaatgatatgtggctACAGattgcatcaaagattagagaagtagctagaaaagtacttggagagtatagaggacatggaccaccctcaaaagagagatggtggtggaatgaggaagtacaaaaggcagtgaagagaaagaaggaatggtataagaaattacctaaatgtgataataatgaggcatatgaacagtacaagatagcaaagaaaaatGCCAAAAAagcagttagtcaagtaagagcgcaagcctttgaaaagttatatgagaaacttggaactaaggaATGGGAGaaatatatttatagattagcaaggagaagagaaaagaaatgtaaagatctcaatcaagttaggtgcattaaggataaagaaggaaaaatattggtgaaagatgaggatattaaagaaagatggagaaattattttgatgatctctttaacaaTAGTCAAATTTGTAATAGCGTGAacatagactatagaacaatagaaaagaatgtgaattatactagaaggattagatctttaaaagtgaaggaagcacttaagagaatgaaagtgggtaaagcctgtgaatccgatggaataccaattgaactgtga